Genomic segment of Labrus mixtus chromosome 1, fLabMix1.1, whole genome shotgun sequence:
AACAGTATGTTTAAACTACTTAAGATAAGTGTTGATTCACTGTAGTTCGTCCCCATAGGCGGACAGCCTCCAACTAGCTTGCTCGCCACCATGTGGTGCCAAAAGGAACAAGGGGAAAATGAACCAACAGTGAGGGACGCCTCTCATTTATCACAGTCAGTCATTGAGCTCATCAAGTCACATCATCTGTGCACTGGTTAAGAGCTAGCTTATATCACTACTGCAAGTCAAGTCTTAgtggttaataataataaccccATAATGACATCTAATATgaatctatttatttttctacatgaGGGAAGTTGGTCTTCTTACCTGTGCTCCACGTGTAGCACAGATCTTCGTTCAGTGCCTCCACAATCCTCATTTTGCAAACTCAAACCATTAGACTGCTCCAGGTTCTGCAGCAATAAATCAATGTCGTCATTTGGGCCAGCCTCctggaattacattttttttaaaaatcagaaccAACTTAGacaatattcattttaaaataaagtgtgtACGATACAAATCATTATCAGTAAAAGGATTCTCATTACATGTTGTTAAAGAACAACACTAATTTTTGATTACCTGTTAATTACCTTATGAAATAGTctgggtttttatttattaagtttTAGTCTTACAAATGTCTCGCCAGAGAACACAAAGAATCACGTCTCAGAAAATGTACCTGTCCACCATCTGATGCcacttttgtcttcttctttttcttcttttttttgactcGGTCTCCTGACAAAGACTGTTAAACACAAGACACGTCTTACTTTCAAAGTTTCTGTTAAATCAATCTTAACAGAAAGGCATTCTTATCACATTTCACATCAATGTTTTTACCTGTGAATTAGCTTCTTCTGGTTTTTCAACATCTCTGTTATCATTCTTTTCTGTATCCTTTGATTGATTTCCATctggtttctcttcatcaggtGAGATTTTCTCTGCCTCGTTGTCTGCATCACAAATCtagcaaaaaggaaaaaacacaaggaaGTGAACTGGTTAAAGCAGTGCTAACAGTAAGTAAAGCCTTTATAGCCAGATACATAGAAACAAACTTTGTCCAAGTTGGGGACATGCCGGGGTGCGAGATAATACAATAtaagatttttaaataaatcccaTCTCAAACACAGCTCATGGACAAGATGTGTGTATGCACAAAGCCAATACAATGCTGTGAACCAAAGGTTGATGGTGTCTCTAGGCGAGCACGAGCACAGATCAAGTCTTAAGTTAATCTTCCCCTGAACCGTTTTGTGTAAACACATTAAATGAGCTTAATGATGACATGTTATACCTACTGTTCTTGTGAAACAATGTCAGAcaaactttgaataaaaaagcccaagaagttaaaaaaaaagtttgacaaacAAGGTTAAAAAGTAATGCATTCATTCTGTCatgcattaaaatgttttcaaataagCTCTGCTTTGGTTCCAGCTGGTGCACGCCAAGTCAGTGCcacttcaatttaaaataaacaactttaaCAATCATACTTTCTTTCATAACACTATCAAAACATAACCTGCTTTGTCTTATTCTCTTTCTCATTGAGTCAACACATGTATGAAAATATGCTTAACAAACAGATTTCAATGTTATCACAATTCAAATATTTCTACACTTTATTTGACATCTTTATGATGTTTAGGATGAAGGCAAAATATGATCTGAACATTCAAAGAACAAAAGACGTCTTCGCCTCTAAAGCAAGCAAGAAATGTTTAGAGAGGAGTTTATCCTGTACATTTTTAAGCATCAAGTCTCCATATTATGCACTTAATGAATACAATCAAATGCCTGAGTTGTTATTATTACATATGCCTGAGGTAAAGTTATCAAATACAGCTGTCGTAAAATTATTAAACATGACTGTCGTAAAGTACACTTTACCTCTCTGGTTTATTGTAAGTTAGGCTCTTGATGTGGGCTTCTTTCCTGTGATTTTTTATAGCCAACTTGTTTACTAACCTCAGCCTACATTATATCTTACCTGAGCATAGATAACATTTAATAGGCTGGGAGATTAGCCTGTGTTAGCAACATATCAACAGAGAGTGGCTAAAAGTAATTTGCCAATAAGAAACACTTCATGACTTTATGTTTAAAGTCACATGCTGTTAGCGTATCAAAACCGCAATCTCACCAACTCATAAATGTTGCTGAAGTTTTTCTGagccttgtttttctttgcctttcTGCTGGTTTTTCTGTCTGCCGGAGGAGAAACATTAGCCGTGTCCAGCTGCTCCTCTTCACCCGCAGCAGGCTGCTCATCCGGGCTGTCACCCAAAGTCAGCTCCCCGAGATCCAAGGCCTCCTGACCCCGCTGCTTCCCCCTCAACCTCCGTAAGGCCCGAGTAGACATGGTCCACTTATCATGGAATACATAGACTTTAATGCTAGATAATGAAACTCTGTTTTAGTTAGCTGACAGACACAACAAGACGGTGATATGAGGGTCAACGCTATTGGCTGCCTGATCTTCTTCTATCAAATGTTTAAACGCGTCTAGGTGTATCACTGCCCTCTATAGGATAGATGGAAAACTGCATTGTGATTCATTTTACTGGTGTCAATCAAGTCTATAGTCAATCATATTGATTTACTTGAACTGTTGATACGCAAGGTCTAGGTGTCTAATGTTTTTTCTAAAGTTCCCAATAACAAATGAACTATAATATCAGCAGCAGACTAAACATCCTGTGGGAGGAGCCTCACCACATGTCATTCAACCAGACTGCAATCACTGTCAGACTCCTTTATACGTACATATCATATACATGGGAGACTGTAGgctgtatatgtatgtgtagtATATGCTTGTATATTTAGGCCTATAGATATGTACTTACATGTATAAGAATACTTGCATATACTCCAAACCAACAATCTCATGACTACCTCGTCCATAGAGGGCAATTTCATCTTTGAAATGATTTTTCACACCTGCAATCTTTAACTGGCTTTATAGTCACTTTGTCATACCATATGTGTTGGCTCTATCTTTCCACATAAGTGAAGGTGTACATAGTGTAtattataacaataataataataatagtctTATTTTTCTAGTATTTAATTACTGTAAACATAATTTCATCTTTTACATTTAGTTATCTATTGCTGATTACCTTTGTCCTCTACTGTGGGCTGTTGTAACAACCAAATTTCCCACAATGTGAGatcaataaagttgatcttaTCTTACACACAGCAGAACGACACAATCAAACAACAGAACTGAACTGCAAGGGATAACGTAACAGTAACGTAATGACACATAAAGAGAGTACAACAAaaggacagaagacagaaaacagctgtttattgcagatgttttttttgttgcacttttgGACCCTATATCGACAGATTTCTTTGTCAATTACAAATTTGATTTTCATGCTTGTTCTTTGAAAAGTTGACAATATGCATCAATTATTTCATattgtcttgtttattttaagtCCTTCTAGTTAGCTCTGTTTCTACAATATATCTAATGGAAATGTGTGTTGTAGTTGATGAATTGTTAGAATCCATTGCACCACACACTGCgctaaaaatattttgtaactTCTCTCCTCCTAGCAGCAGGAGGTGGCAGCATTAATCTGGCTAAAAGAATCTACCTAATGAAAAGCTTTGAAAGCTTTTACTGATCCTTATTTTGAGTACCTCAAGTATAAGCTGAGAAATAAaatcacttcaaaataaaacatcacattctgttggttattgaaatacaaacagattgtattaaaaacaacagtttacGAGACATTAACTTTAAATCCAACAAGTAGACCTACTGTACATTGGGGGTCACACTTGCCTCACCAACTAAAATGAGGAAGTgcgattgttttttttttttttttcacacataccTTAGCTGCTTGACAGGTCATCTGTGgccaacaaaaaagaaaatctcacaacatgacagaaaagAACTGTCACTAACCCATATAACTTGTCTGACAATAATGGCAGATGTATTATTATGAAATCTCAAACAAACAATGGATGACAGTGTGTCAAACCATTTGAGAAGAGGGAAATTCTAATGTACTGAaattctgtgtgtttgcaaaaGGAGGAAGTTGCAAATgtgatttctttaaataaacttcCAGGGGAAGCTTGTTGAATAAGACATTTGAATGCAGGAATTGCAGAGAGGTCATGATTCAAAGAGCAGAAGGGATTTATTTACAAGACATTAGAATACGAGGGGAAAATGGCTACAGCCATGTACAGCCATAAATGTCAATTTAATCCAATATAGACGTACAGTACTGTGATTAGTTGACTTCAAGAaatgcacatatacacaaaTAGTAACAACAGTACAAGTACATGATACAGTAGGTAATAACCTATGTGCCAACTAAATACAATTCATACATCATGAGTTAAAAATGATGGTGATTGGTGCAGAAAACTACTTTTATAACAGctgtaatttaaataaaataagattcCCTCTAAACAACATGAACATGGGTATTGTAGAGCCACTTAGCAGTGGTTGCATTTATATTTATCTCCAGAGGCATGTATTTTTTGGTTATCAGTAAAATAATACATTCACTTTACCCATCCTTCCTTGACCTCTCACTGTTACAAGAATATGAAATTTTGTATCTTTAAGACACTATAGATTCACTTATCTTCAGAAAACTCTTAATTTGTTCAGAGTCTGGTTAAAGCCCACTGTGACTGGTTTCAAGGGTGTAAATTGTACTAAAATGAGGCAGGCagggagagggaaaaagaggatGGTACACCGGGCTGGTTATTCATCAGCAGTAACATTGATGGCGTTGTCATAGGCCGCTCCTTCAAGGTCTTCTACCCGTTTCCTGTGCATCTCTGGAGGAGGTCTCGGTGGTGGATTCAGAGGAGGTTTAATGATGCTAGCCGGATTTTTCTTTATGGGTTCTTTTCTTGGAAGAATGGGCTCCCAGTGTTCACCTCGGATAGCTGCCTACAAACAAAATATAACACAAAGAATAATTGCCTGTAATGTAGTGCAACATCAAGTTACAGCTGCCTGAAACCTGGATGACAGGTAATAGTGGTCCTCGTCctgtacacatgtacacatgcacattttaaagagatAAACCGTGCAGCCTGGAAGGATTTATACATTTTGTTGACAAATCTAGTTCAGTTAAAGAATTTGGACACACCCCTGACTGCTAGGATTTCACAACTACAGAGCTATGTCTTAACAGAGCTAATGAAACAATCTCTTCCTTGTTGCCATTTCCTTGTTTCCACCAACTAGCCACTTCCTGCTTCATCTGACAACTATTATCAATGTTCACAGTCTATAACCTGATTTACTGGAGGTGAATGTTGTAAAAGCTAACAACTTACCACAAAGTAGATGATGCTGGAGATGCCGAGGCAGACACATCCGAGAACTGTGGCAAGCATAAAACCCCCAGGTACACAGAGGCTACAAagatagacagaaagagaaacagacagagagggattgagaagaaaaaagaacatcagTCTCAAGGTATTGTTCTGGGACTAAGAGGATGGCTGTCTAGCAGAGGAAAGTGGCTGAAAAAAATACTCACGCAGCAAGTATAAAGGCTCTGACATAGTAGTTCCTCGTCAGCGGCCCGAATGATTTGACAACCACAGAGAAGCAGTACTGGCCCCTGAAGGACAACAAGCCACAGGAGTGAGCAAACAGCAAATATTTTGTCCATTAAAGCTAAAACTTACAATGAAAAAGCATTAAGTGATCTGAAACTTGTAGTACTTACGTTCTCTCTACACTTGTACCCTTGGCTCTCTTGCTTCTGGGATACTCAagtagacacacaaacactccagcAGCACTGGTTATCTGTCAAGGCTGATTCTAATTACATGGTTCACTAGGTCACATAACACTTACGATAGCACATCAAAGCAaattttgaaaacgaaaagaaAATGATGGATGGACTGATTGTGTCTGATGTGAATAAATGCAGGATATGAATGGAATGCCAGCTTAAATATCGAATCTACAGGCCTATTTCTAACTTCCTACATGTATTCATCAATataaaaatatctttttttggGGGATATTTTGTAGTCTGGGTCCAGCCTCAGTAGGCAGAATGCTGATTATCTTGCATTATATACATACAGAAACTTTTgtaattaacacacacacaggcctacTCTGCCACTGAGCACAAAAAGTACAAGCTTATATATTGTCATGATGCAGTTTATTTCAGTCTTCGCATCTTTATCTTAAGGCTCAAGTGGATTCTTAAACTgcgtgtttgttttgctgacaGCAACAAAGTAAAAGCTACGGTTTTGTTCTGCACAGAATTCGGTTTTGATAAACCGACAGGAAACTTGAAActttcacaaatacacaacttAAATGTAACTGCAGTGGTTTATGAACAAGTAGCTTTAAGGATACACAGCAAATGCAGCAAACTGCCAACCTCTGAACTGTCCAGCCACCCCAACAATGCCTCCTGTGAGGtaaactgaaacaaagacacagGAAGATTAAATTAACActttaaacaaagaaagttCCTGTTAATGGCCATTATTCAGAGTTGACAAGCCCATGAAGAATTAAACATCAATTTAAAACGTCAAAGCAGTTTACAATATAGAGCTTATAGAAACGATTTGACATAATCTACTGATGtaatgatataaaaatagaattaTTCACACAACTAATGTAATAAATATCACGGATtagaaataaattattaaaagaCAAGATGCATTAAAGACACAATCTCctctaaaaagaaaagatgataaAACTTTATAGAATTAAAACCAGTTAATAGCCTTTTAATTAGGCTATCTTTTTAGATTTGTTTGAATACTCACTGAGTCCCGAGGCCAGAGCCTGTTCATTGGCCCACATCGCCCACTCTATTTTCCCCATCGTGTTCACCTGAGCAGCCTCTTTACAGACAGCTTTGACTCTCCAGCAGAGCGACTCACACTGATTGTTTCTACAAGGAAGCAAAAGTATTTACGTGAAGGAATGTGGACATGCTGGCTGTGAGGGGCGGAGCTTATCCAGTTCTCATATAAGAACCATAAGAACAGTACAAAAGGGGAGGGGCTAACCAAATACCAGGCAGGTAAATTCGGTTGTTACTGCGCTCTCAAGTTTTTTTATGTTCCTGTGTTGGTTTGGGTTTTTTGTCCTGACCTTcaaacactgaactgtcctCCGTTTAAACCTTTTCTCCGGTTTcggtcggaggaggaggaggagcagcgcTATAACCAATTAAACTGACTTATTTGTGATTCTGTTACGTAGAAGTCTTTACTCGAAGCTCTTTTTGCAGTTCACTCTAATTAAGTCTTTTATTAGACTTAAttatgttaaacttttttttttttttttttttttacatattttacaaTAATATTAATCATTTTATAACACAGTGATGATTAATGCTGTCAGTGTAAGTCACATTGAACAGACTTTGGATTtgtactttctttttctcttcctgcacCTGTCCATGGACCCTGACAGAGTGAGCAAACTAAACGTGAACCTGGAAATGACAgaagtaaaaacatgaaacactctCATAGACTAAAATAtccttttatttatgaaacAGGGTAAgaccaacagacatatatactgtaggtctaaaatgatgattttgcatgatgtaaaatgaaaacataatgaaagtGACCAAATATATGAAAACATGCATTAAGTCATTTgctcagagaggaagagatcaGCTGCATAGTTTTACTGTATTTAGTTCAGTGCGTCAAAATACCTCTTTACATCTACCTGTAGTTTCTGAGTATTGTCTACAAGAACACAGATGAAATTAGGCTAATGGGAGAAGAgagacaaattacaaaatgacaTGTGTGTCTGGTGTTGTTGTTACTTGTAAAAATAGTTACATATCACTAATACAAATGTAATTTCTGCTGACTGTATTCATTATTATGCTATTAAATGTTGTCCACTCCGGGTTGCAGGTCACACACTTTCTTTAGGAAGCCCGTCAGGTCCAAGTAGATGCTGAGTGGGATCCGTCAACACACGAGGACCTGGCCCAGCCTTGAACAGAGAATAAGAAAAGAATAGTTACACCACAGAACAGATTCTTTATTACATTTAGACTCTCAGATTTCTTGTTCTAATAATATCTTAGAATTGAAATGTATAAAGATGGATTAACTCACTAGTGTTAGATCAGTATAGGGAAGCAAACACTGTTTATCACAAAGTGTGTGGCACAATTTCAACTGAACATGCGCAACAAAATGTTGGGTCAGAGCAAGTTGCAAGGAAATGTGGAAAGAGATCTAAACTTGTGTCACTATCTCCTGATAGAGATAACCCAGCTTTAAACTGTGTGTTGTACAGTCTTTTAAAGTGACATGCTGTTACATAGAGATCAAGCAGGTTGATGTAAACTAACAGtatacatttacacaaacattttgagcAACAGTATATAAATCCATCAGTGTGTTTAAGTGTACCTTGGTACTAATAATGTAGCTTATTCCCTTTGACATGGGCTCAAGGCCAATAGCCTGCTTCAGCTCCTCAGAAATAGCAACAGGGTTAACAGGAAGGCCCTTAATAAACCTGCAGAGAAGCAAACATACAATGAGTCATTCATCAGAGGCGGAAAGAAAACACACCTTTACAACGTTGTGAAACAGCTTATCCAGGGACCTAAAGTATTCATCTATTACTGTGTATTCATTCAAatataaacaacacatttaGATCATATGTTTGCATGTCAGTAATACTGACAGAGGTCCAGTAACTGTCAACTCACTGTCCTCCGTTGGTCTCTGGAGGGAAGAAATGTTGAACCACCTCAACCAACTCAGGAACATACTGCTGAAGCGTGAAGATCACAGCGTTGGGTCCTGCATCGAATGTGTATGCCAACTAGAGGGACACAAACAGACTGTGACCGTCATCTAGAGAGAGCTTTCTGTTCCCTGGTCTAAAAAAAACCCCTTCAAGTTTCACATCTGTATTACACCATCTTAGAATTTCAGCTGTGTGAACTGAGGCAAGATAAAATGACTCTACATGTCTATAGTTAAACATATTAGTATATTATCATATTCTTAtgagactcaaaaacaaagagcatgTTTCTACTTTAATTTACGAGTGTTTTATACCCGTTCAATAcaccatgttttatttaattgacaGTTTTTCATTCAGAGAACTGAGATCACAATCCATTATTCCTTATGCCTTGAGTTCTTGTTTTGAGATGAGTAATAATGCAGGAACAAGTATTTGATTTCAAAGCAGCTTTCACATGAAGCTGTTGAAATGAACAGAACACTGGGTTTAAACATGATAGACAAAGACAACTAGAGATGGCACAGTGGGAAGTTGCTCACCCGTGTCTCCCCGTAGTGTCTGTTATACCGATGCACCACATTGATAACCTGTTGTGACACACTGTTGAGGTAGAAGATGGGAGGATAAGTGTCGAGGCAGGTGGCATGGAACTGGTTACTGTCCTTCATGGTAAGTTCAGCGAATGCAGCAAAGTCTTTTCTTCGCACTGCTTGGATCATCTCTGCCATCCGGCCTGGGACAACCGACTCAGCGCGGTGCTACAGccacaaagacacagaaaagaTTGACATAGACCTTCTTTGGCACAGCTTTCAAAGCAGTTTAAATATCTCCactttttaacatgtttgtaaTGTAAGTTAACTGAATATCAAAAGTTTGAGTAAAACAAAATACCTTTAAGAGACAGCTTGTTTGTACACTTGTTTGCATCCCAGAAGTGCTGCCCACTGGCTTCCTCTCAGCGCTGGCCTGTAAAAATGTGCATTGATACCATTTGATGTCATTCTTACAActtgtttatttgaaaaatgcagatgccttttaggtcgggtagaatcagttatctgaaccagtttgcttgcccaCTTCTATCATTGCAACACCTGGTGGTTTGtcgtgataactggtctcatattgTGCAAACCAAGGGGGGTCAAAAACagccatgtgggggtgccttgaaaccgcctaccttctatGGTCCAAACAAATGCAGATTCCACACTGG
This window contains:
- the LOC132975738 gene encoding cytochrome b-245 light chain, which gives rise to MGKIEWAMWANEQALASGLIYLTGGIVGVAGQFRGWQFAAFAVAAGVFVCLLEYPRSKRAKGTSVERTGQYCFSVVVKSFGPLTRNYYVRAFILAALCVPGGFMLATVLGCVCLGISSIIYFVAAIRGEHWEPILPRKEPIKKNPASIIKPPLNPPPRPPPEMHRKRVEDLEGAAYDNAINVTADE